One Methanococcus aeolicus Nankai-3 DNA segment encodes these proteins:
- a CDS encoding 4Fe-4S dicluster domain-containing protein yields MNPKLIVLDPSKCTNCDDCVNKCKEIHGISRIKKANNVPVFCMQCENAPCYNICPVDAIYLKDGIPLVKKERCIGCGMCEIVCPVGSIFIDKLYAHKCSLCLDTDRITPACLEACKDKALKLVCDECIDSIKEERRKKLMKIISDEWREDI; encoded by the coding sequence ATGAATCCAAAATTAATAGTTCTTGACCCATCAAAATGCACAAACTGTGATGATTGTGTCAATAAATGTAAAGAAATTCATGGGATAAGTAGGATAAAAAAAGCAAATAATGTTCCTGTATTTTGTATGCAGTGTGAAAATGCACCTTGCTATAATATTTGTCCCGTAGATGCCATTTATTTAAAAGATGGGATACCACTTGTAAAAAAAGAAAGATGTATTGGTTGTGGCATGTGTGAAATTGTCTGTCCTGTTGGTTCAATATTCATTGATAAATTATATGCCCATAAATGTTCACTTTGCTTAGATACTGATAGAATAACTCCTGCATGTCTTGAAGCCTGTAAAGATAAGGCTTTAAAACTAGTATGCGATGAATGTATCGATTCAATAAAAGAAGAAAGAAGAAAAAAACTAATGAAAATAATATCTGATGAATGGAGAGAGGATATTTAA
- the acsB gene encoding acetyl-CoA decarbonylase/synthase complex subunit alpha/beta yields the protein MVIKNIIAGGKTVLNLTVDTLKNNKDEDSKKIGFLETNYYLPTIYGILGKKIENIGQLKELINSLEIEDNADATLDDALDAGVKTLICAEALEALKYMDNETPYEAPYTGFIPDKILRDLGVPLVNGKIPAILVVIGKVGDEEKLKSLINEIRKRNILGLFIGDIVKEMEDANIELGLDKLLVPVGDSITSAIHAANLAIRAPLIYGGVEGGKTEEVIEYIANRVPAIVIALGEVDDITLAAGAGCIKAGIPVITNNPVPEIEGALGSSDIDNIIENALKMKNIKVEEMSIEDVNIPVSVGPMNEGERVRGPDMFVELAGPKQYGFELVKVVDDASDKIEIIGKDIGEMEAGTKTPFAVIINVSGKTLEDDLEGVLERRVHEIFNYIEGVMHLNQRDSVWIRINKESAEKGLNLIHIGKIIQDIYKSEFPFIENIDVKLITDADIVKEELEKVKEIYKFRDEKTKNLHEEDVDVFYGCIMCQSFAPSHVCIITPDKPALCGGINYLDARAAAKIDPDGPIFAIEKGECLDEEKGIYDSVNEVVQDKSQGAIESITLHSVLDRPSTSCGCFEAITFYIPEVDGFGIVDRSFKGETPMGVPFSALAGQCSGGNQVEGFCGISVSYMKSSKFFKADGGWERVVWLPSELKNKVIDGIPEEMIPKIATEEDVSSIEELIDFLKKNNHPVAENIGLDMDAEDIEVVETHTEEEEYMGDTEGEEEGTITVPTMTMPAGFGGLPKDIKIVLKNAVIKAEQIIITRESGKK from the coding sequence ATGGTTATTAAAAACATAATCGCAGGCGGAAAAACTGTATTAAATCTAACCGTTGATACATTAAAAAATAACAAAGATGAAGATAGTAAAAAAATTGGATTTCTTGAAACAAATTATTATTTGCCTACAATATATGGAATATTAGGTAAAAAAATAGAAAATATTGGTCAGTTAAAAGAGTTAATTAATTCTCTTGAAATTGAAGATAATGCTGATGCTACGCTAGATGATGCCCTTGATGCCGGTGTTAAAACATTAATTTGTGCGGAAGCTCTTGAAGCCCTAAAATATATGGATAATGAAACACCATATGAGGCCCCATATACTGGATTTATCCCGGATAAAATTTTAAGAGATTTAGGGGTTCCACTTGTTAATGGAAAAATACCAGCAATACTTGTTGTGATAGGTAAAGTAGGAGATGAAGAAAAATTAAAATCCCTTATTAACGAAATTAGAAAACGAAATATATTAGGATTATTCATTGGAGATATTGTAAAAGAAATGGAAGATGCCAATATTGAATTGGGTCTTGATAAACTTCTAGTTCCTGTTGGAGATAGCATAACCTCAGCAATACATGCTGCAAATTTAGCCATTAGAGCTCCATTGATATACGGGGGCGTTGAAGGAGGAAAAACAGAAGAAGTTATCGAATATATTGCAAACAGAGTTCCTGCCATTGTTATAGCATTAGGTGAAGTTGATGATATAACACTTGCCGCAGGTGCAGGTTGTATAAAAGCGGGCATTCCAGTAATTACCAATAATCCTGTACCAGAAATTGAAGGTGCATTGGGGAGCTCAGATATAGATAATATTATTGAAAATGCCCTTAAAATGAAAAATATTAAGGTGGAAGAAATGTCAATAGAAGATGTAAATATACCTGTTTCGGTAGGTCCGATGAATGAAGGAGAAAGAGTAAGGGGGCCTGACATGTTTGTTGAATTAGCAGGACCTAAACAGTATGGGTTTGAACTTGTTAAAGTAGTGGATGATGCATCCGATAAAATTGAGATTATTGGAAAGGATATCGGAGAGATGGAAGCCGGTACAAAAACACCATTTGCTGTAATAATAAATGTAAGCGGGAAAACATTAGAAGATGATTTGGAGGGCGTATTGGAAAGAAGAGTTCATGAGATATTTAATTATATTGAAGGAGTTATGCACCTAAACCAGAGAGATAGCGTATGGATTAGAATTAATAAAGAATCCGCCGAAAAGGGATTAAATTTAATCCATATCGGAAAAATAATACAAGATATATATAAATCAGAGTTTCCATTCATAGAAAATATAGATGTTAAATTAATAACTGATGCTGACATAGTGAAAGAAGAATTAGAAAAAGTAAAAGAGATATATAAATTTAGAGATGAAAAAACCAAAAATCTCCATGAGGAAGATGTAGATGTATTTTATGGATGTATTATGTGTCAAAGCTTTGCACCTTCCCATGTTTGTATAATTACACCCGATAAACCTGCATTATGTGGTGGTATTAATTACCTCGATGCAAGAGCTGCGGCAAAAATTGACCCAGATGGACCAATATTTGCAATTGAAAAAGGAGAATGTTTGGATGAAGAAAAAGGAATATATGATTCAGTAAATGAAGTTGTCCAAGATAAATCCCAAGGGGCAATTGAATCAATAACATTACATAGTGTATTGGATAGACCATCTACCTCTTGCGGTTGTTTTGAGGCAATTACATTTTATATCCCAGAAGTTGATGGATTTGGTATAGTAGATAGAAGTTTTAAAGGGGAAACACCAATGGGAGTTCCATTTTCAGCACTTGCTGGACAATGTAGTGGCGGAAACCAGGTTGAAGGATTCTGCGGCATCTCTGTATCCTATATGAAATCTTCAAAATTCTTTAAGGCCGATGGTGGCTGGGAAAGAGTTGTATGGCTACCTTCAGAATTAAAAAATAAGGTAATTGATGGAATACCTGAGGAAATGATTCCAAAAATTGCAACAGAAGAAGATGTATCCAGTATTGAGGAATTAATTGATTTCTTGAAAAAGAACAATCACCCAGTTGCTGAAAATATAGGTTTGGATATGGATGCAGAGGATATAGAAGTAGTAGAAACCCATACAGAAGAAGAGGAATATATGGGAGATACAGAAGGCGAGGAAGAGGGCACCATTACAGTACCTACAATGACCATGCCTGCTGGATTTGGAGGACTTCCAAAAGATATTAAAATAGTATTAAAAAATGCAGTTATAAAGGCTGAACAAATAATAATCACTCGAGAGAGCGGTAAAAAATAA